One genomic window of Camelina sativa cultivar DH55 chromosome 5, Cs, whole genome shotgun sequence includes the following:
- the LOC104785409 gene encoding putative ABC1 protein At2g40090, with translation MAARSFWRTRTKLLVVGTALCGGSGAAFVASSEDPSTTLKLCTSIPVRLYRNTVTAASIAFDYEYSLLGLAEGSNERAKVKHEVHLRSAQKLQELCFKNGGIYIKLGQHIGQLEYLVPEEYVRTMRESMLNKCPVSSYEQVCEVFKKEVGEMPDEVFAEFDPVPIASASLAQVHVARTHDGKKVAVKVQHAHMTDTAAADTAAVGVLVNTLHRIFPSFDYRWLLDEMSESLPKELDFMVEAKNSEKCLDNFRKLSPHIAEYVYAPTIYWNLSTSKLLTMEFMDGAQVNDVAKIRKLGMQPYEVSKLVSQAFAEMMFKHGFVHCDPHAANLIVRPDPSGKRNLYGKRKPQLVLLDHGLYKELDFNTRFNYASLWKALVFSDAKAIKEHSTKLGAGDDLYVLFAGILTMRPWKQVIDTSVDHLVIKGSKEDVSELQMYASQYFSEISELLRRLPRVILLMLKTNDCLRSVNNELMQGSSLESFLIIGKVSSQAVLEAKRSEKKSLMKWLKVWLEGFSVEARLWVMQFALWLLQVRKSLTL, from the exons ATGGCGGCACGATCCTTTTGGAGAACCCGTACGAAGCTTCTCGTTGTCGGTACCGCCTTATGCGGTGGTTCCGGTGCTGCCTTCGTTGCTTCCTCCGAAGACCCATCAACCACGCTCAAGCTTTGCACCTCCATCCCCGTCCGTCTCTACCGCAATACCGTAACCGCCGCCTCTATAGCTTTTG ATTATGAATactcattgttgggtttggctGAGGGAAGTAATGAGAGGGCTAAGGTCAAACATGAAGTCCACCTGAGGTCAGCTCAAAAGCTTCAAGagctttgttttaaaaatggaGGAATCTATATCAAGCTTGGCCAGCATATAGGACAACTA GAATATCTTGTGCCTGAAGAGTATGTTCGTACTATGAGGGAGTCCATGTTGAACAAATGTCCGGTTTCATCGTATGAGCAAGTATGTGAGGTTTTCAAGAAAGAAGTTGGAGAGATGCCGGACGAA GTGTTTGCTGAGTTTGACCCTGTTCCTATTGCAAGTGCTTCTCTTGCTCAAGTTCATGTTGCTCGGACCCATGATGGAAAAAAAGTTGCTGTCAAG GTTCAACATGCGCACATGACAGACACTGCAGCTGCTGACACTGCGGCTGTGGGAGTTTTAGTGAATACCTTGCACCGGATATTCCCATCATTTGACTATAG GTGGTTGTTAGACGAAATGAGTGAAAGCTTACCAAAG GAACTAGATTTTATGGTCGAGGCAAAAAACAGTGAGAAATGTCTGGATAATTTTAGGAAGCTGTCTCCCCATATTGCAGAGTATGTTTATGCGCCAACGATCTATTGGAATTTGAGTACCTCTAAGTTGTTGACAATGGAGTTCATGGATGGTGCTCAAGTGAACGATGTGGCTAAGATCAGAAAACTTGGAATGCAGCCATATGAAGTATCAAAGCTG GTGAGTCAAGCTTTTGCAGAAATGATGTTTAAACATGGGTTTGTGCATTGTGACCCACACGCTGCCAATTTGATTGTTCGTCCAGATCCTTCTGGTAAAAGGAACTTATATGGCAAGAGAAAACCACAGTTAGTGCTTCTTGACCATGGCTTGTACAAGGAACTTGACTTCAACACAAGATTCAACTATGCTTCACTATGGAAAGCATTGGTCTTTTCAGATGCTAAAGCCATCAAAGAACACAGCACAAAGTTAGGCGCTGGAGATGATCTCTATGTGCTATTCGCTGGGATTCTTACAATGAGACCATGGAAACAAGTCATCGACACATCAGTGGATCATTTAGTCATCAAAGGCAGCAAAGAAGATGTATCAGAGCTGCAGATGTACGCATCACAGTACTTCTCCGAAATCTCAGAGCTTCTCAGGAGATTGCCACGAGTGATCCTCCTGATGCTGAAAACAAACGACTGTCTCAGGTCGGTTAacaatgaactaatgcaaggatCGTCTCTGGAGTCGTTCTTGATCATAGGGAAAGTATCTTCCCAAGCGGTTTTAGAGGCCAaaagatctgaaaaaaaatcGTTGATGAAATGGCTTAAGGTATGGCTTGAAGGATTCTCAGTTGAAGCTAGGCTTTGGGTGATGCAATTTGCTCTTTGGCTCTTACAAGTCAGAAAATCCTTAACCCTATAA
- the LOC104785410 gene encoding uncharacterized protein LOC104785410, with protein MEEIDAVPKPVVVDPPLYEEEAAAAAPPSATQRRLVVNAAGEENHLIQRIQRALVELRELRNQFNAILRELELQVGEDEDQAESSVEDPEDSDDS; from the exons ATGGAAGAGATTGATGCAGTTCCAAAACCAGTTGTTGTTGACCCTCCATTatacgaagaagaagctgctgctgctgctcctcCTTCGGCTACTCAGCGCCGGCTGGTGGTGAACGCCGCCGGTGAAGAGAACCATCTCATTCAGAGGATTCAGAGAGCTCTTGTTGAACTGCGTGAGTTGAGGAATCAGTTTAATGCCATTCTTAGGGAACTAGAACTCCAAG TAGGAGAAGACGAAGATCAAGCGGAGTCATCAGTGGAGGATCCAGAAGACTCTGATGATTCTTAG
- the LOC104785411 gene encoding uncharacterized protein LOC104785411 — protein MDSIGAFHEVEKDGKLVLVYHHPKYSPIPQTLTVTSSADPSLQPLFLCPHIRLRKHAPSTIYSTFHLPNASPEYTRDSGDHHVMPLFWCNNKTFESSGGCFVCDNSNFGTDYYFCEHCNQTFHKECVQSPLQIKHPYHPKHPLQLSHYRSQLRDNECSYCRRSACYLLYHCTICQVFMHPTCAMKPIPFVIDPPKKHAHPLTFFPRQTSLNCNVCGLLRKIYPTYVCFRCNFVAHNDCMNFPHVIKISRHQHRISFTFSLPSRERVCGVCRQSANGDYGAYTCDKCSDYVVHPICAIEKNVWDGKELQGVPEEDDITQDDGPFEVISEGKILHFLHKRYLQLEVSKVYDENMLCQACSLPIYEGNFYVSMAREYILHETCAKAPRRIQHPLHPHPLHLEVDERSLNERYTYSCIACGCLSLGFAYVCKYELGMWSSFKLDVRCALISEPYKYEGHEHPLFLALDPEIKPMCHVCITECLKPLNCIKCNFILCFKCATLPYKARYKHDPHFLTISCGEEVRAKEWCEICELNLKDTYSEVFYWCNECFTTCHIECLLGGNPNMKPGQYFYMKGAWIQILPKCNTSRPLCHSCKNRCLGRIYALDSRRIACSYYCMENLFENLYKFRF, from the coding sequence ATGGATTCTATCGGTGCATTTCATGAGGTGGAAAAGGATGGTAAACTAGTTTTGGTATACCATCACCCCAAGTATTCTCCTATACCCCAAACACTTACTGTAACCTCCTCCGCTGACCCTTCTCTTCAACCTCTTTTCTTATGTCCTCACATACGATTGAGGAAACACGCACCGTCTACTATCTATTCAACCTTTCATCTGCCCAATGCGTCCCCCGAGTACACAAGGGATTCTGGTGATCATCATGTAATGCCTTTGTTTTGGTGCaataataaaacttttgaaaGCAGTGGTGGGTGCTTCGTATGCGATAATTCAAATTTTGGCACAGACTATTACTTTTGTGAACACTGTAATCAAACTTTCCACAAAGAATGTGTTCAGTCTCCACTTCAAATCAAACATCCTTACCATCCTAAGCATCCTCTCCAACTTTCCCATTATAGATCTCAACTTCGTGATAATGAGTGTTCCTATTGTAGAAGAAGTGCATGCTATCTCCTTTATCATTGCACCATATGTCAGGTTTTTATGCATCCAACATGTGCGATGAAACCAATACCCTTTGTTATAGACCCACCTAAAAAACATGCCCACCCTCTCACTTTTTTCCCTAGACAAACTTCCTTAAATTGTAACGTTTGTGGTTTGTTGAGAAAAATTTATCCCACCTACGTTTGTTTCAGATGTAACTTTGTAGCTCATAATGATTGTATGAATTTCCCACACGTCATCAAGATATCTCGTCACCAACATCGTATCTCTTTCACGTTTTCTCTTCCATCCAGAGAAAGGGTTTGTGGCGTTTGTCGTCAAAGTGCTAACGGTGATTATGGTGCATATACTTGTGACAAATGTAGCGATTATGTTGTTCATCCAATATGTGCTATAGAGAAGAATGTGTGGGATGGAAAAGAACTGCAAGGTGTACCAGAAGAAGACGATATAACACAAGATGATGGACCGTTCGAGGTGATATCTGAAGGAAAGatacttcattttcttcataagCGTTATCTCCAACTTGAGGTCAGCAAAGTTTATGACGAAAACATGCTTTGTCAAGCGTGTAGCCTTCCTATCTATGAAGGTAACTTCTATGTTAGTATGGCGCGTGAGTACATCCTCCATGAAACATGTGCTAAGGCTCCCCGTAGAATCCAACATCCGTTACATCCTCATCCACTACATTTGGAGGTTGATGAGAGAAGCTTAAATGAGAGATATACTTACAGTTGCATCGCTTGTGGTTGTCTTTCTCTTGGATTTGCCTATGTGTGTAAATACGAGCTAGGCATGTGGTCGTCGTTCAAGCTAGATGTACGGTGCGCTCTAATTTCTGAGCCTTATAAATACGAAGGTCATGAACATCCCTTGTTCTTAGCTTTAGACCCTGAAATAAAACCCATGTGCCACGTATGCATAACAGAATGTCTAAAACCATTAAATTGCATCAaatgcaattttattttatgtttcaagTGCGCAACCTTACCATACAAAGCAAGGTATAAACATGACCCACACTTTCTCACAATTTCATGTGGTGAAGAAGTACGTGCGAAAGAATGGTGTGAAATATGCGAACTTAATCTAAAAGATACATATTCAGAAGTATTCTACTGGTGCAACGAGTGTTTCACAACTTGTCATATTGAATGCTTACTCGGTGGAAACCCAAATATGAAGCCTGGTCAATATTTCTATATGAAGGGAGCGTGGATACAAATTCTTCCCAAATGTAATACTTCTCGACCATTATGTCATTCTTGCAAGAACCGTTGTCTAGGGAGAATATATGCTTTAGACAGCCGTCGTATAGCATGTTCATATTACTGTatggaaaatttgtttgaaaatttgtataaatttcGATTTTAG
- the LOC104785413 gene encoding protein EARLY FLOWERING 4-like, producing the protein MKRNGDTKRRRSVAEEAEHGGEDPAMWENLDRNFRQVQSVLDRNRSLIQQVNDNHQSRMADNMSKNVALIQELNGNISKVVNMYSDLNTSFASGFGKNGHDGGGAAGTRA; encoded by the coding sequence atgaaGAGGAACGGCGATACGAAACGGCGGAGGAGCGTGGCGGAGGAAGCAGAGCATGGAGGAGAAGATCCGGCGATGTGGGAGAATCTTGACCGGAATTTCAGACAAGTGCAATCAGTTTTGGACAGAAACAGATCACTCATCCAACAAGTCAACGACAATCACCAATCCAGGATGGCTGATAACATGTCGAAGAACGTTGCTTTGATTCAAGAACTCAACGGAAACATCTCTAAGGTTGTCAACATGTACTCTGATCTCAACACTAGTTTTGCTTCGGGGTTTGGAAAGAACGGCCACGACGGTGGTGGCGCTGCCGGAACCAGAGCTTGA
- the LOC104785414 gene encoding uncharacterized serine-rich protein C215.13-like isoform X2, translating into MNRSFRAKESLLLDSAERQRQQLRASLMAEKDEELSMFLEMRRREKEQENLLLNNNPDEFDSPLGSKPGTSPVFNISGGAPPPRKTAAPDDFLNSEGDKNDYEWLLTPPGTPLFPSLEMESHRTIMSQTGDSKSRPAALTSRLANSSTEPAARNHLTSRQQTSSPGLSSSSGASRRPSSSGGPGSRPATPTGRSSTLTTNSKSSRPSTPTSRATVSSTTRPSLTSSRSTVSASSKPTPMSRSTSLSSRLTPTASKPTTSTTRSASSATRSTPSTTTKSAGPSRSTTPLSRSTARSSTPTSRPTLPPSKTISRSSTPTRRPIASTSAATATAKPTISQIKPSSPAPAKPMPTPSKNPALSRAASPTVRSRPWKPSDMPGFSLETPPNLRTTLPERPLSATRGRPGAPSPRSGSVEPGGPPGGRPRRQSCSPSRGRAPMYSSGSSVPAVNRGYSRASDNVSPVMMGTKMVERVINMRKLAPPRSDDKGSPHGNLSAKSSSPDSAGFGRTLSKKSLDMAIRHMDIRRTIPGNLRPLMTNIPASSMYSVRSGHTRGRPMNVSDSSPLATSSNASSEISVCNNNGICLDASEKEDDAGSERGCRSPASLQGR; encoded by the exons ATGAATCGAAGTTTTAGGGCAAAAGAGTCTCTATTGCTTGATTCAGCCGAGAGGCAAAGGCAACAGCTTAGAGCTTCTTTGATGGCTGAGAAAGATGAAGAGCTTTCTATGTTTCTTGAGATGAGACGTCGTGAGAAAGAGCAGGAGAATCTTCTTCTTAACAACAACCCTGATGAGTTTGATTCTCCTTTAG GTTCAAAGCCTGGAACTTCACCGGTTTTTAACATCTCAGGTGGTGCTCCACCACCTCGGAAGACTGCTGCTCCTgatgattttcttaattctgAAGGCGATAAAAATGACTATGAATG gCTTCTGACCCCTCCAGGTACTCCTCTGTTTCCATCGCTGGAGATGGAATCACATAGGACTATAATGAGTCAGACTGGTGATTCAAAGAGTCGCCCGGCTGCATTGACTTCTCGG CTGGCGAATTCCTCAACAGAGCCTGCAGCAAGGAACCATTTAACATCTAGGCAACAAACTTCTTCTCCTGGATTGAGCTCTTCCAGTGGAGCAAGTCGTAGACCTTCATCATCTGGAGGACCTGGATCAAGACCTGCCACACCCACTGGAAG ATCATCAACACTGACTACAAATTCAAAATCCTCAAGGCCTTCAACACCCACGTCGCGAGCCACCGTCTCCTCAACTACTCGACCTTCTTTGACTAGCTCTAGGTCCACAGTATCTGCATCGAGTAAGCCTACACCTATGAGTAGGTCAACAAGTCTATCATCTAGGCTCACACCTACTGCATCTAAGCCGACTACTTCAACTACTAGATCTGCTAGTTCAGCCACTAGATCTACCCCCAGCACCACCACAAAATCTGCAGGTCCTTCAAGGTCTACAACACCTCTGTCAAGATCAACTGCCAGATCTTCAACACCAACCTCAAGACCCACACTTCCTCCGTCTAAAACCATATCAAGGTCATCTACACCAACTCGTCGTCCAATTGCTTCTACAAGTGCTGCAACTGCTACAGCAAAGCCAACGATATCCCAAATCAAGCCTTCTTCTCCAGCGCCAGCAAAACCTATGCCAACACCATCCAAAAACCCTGCTTTATCTCGTGCAGCATCTCCTACAGTGAGGTCAAGACCATGGAAGCCATCAGACATGCCTGGTTTCTCATTAGAAACTCCTCCAAATCTAAGGACAACATTACCCGAAAGGCCACTTTCAGCAACAAGAGGCAGACCCGGAGCTCCAAGCCCTCGTTCTGGTTCTGTCGAGCCAGGGGGTCCTCCAGGAGGAAGACCAAGAAG GCAATCATGTTCACCATCAAGAGGAAGAGCACCAATGTACTCTAGTGGTAGCTCTGTTCCTGCGGTTAATCGTGGATATTCCAGAGCCAGTGACAATGTCAGTCCGGTGATGATGGGCACAAAAATGGTAGAGAGAGTAATAAACATGCGGAAACTTGCTCCTCCCAGATCAGATGACAAGGGTTCTCCTCATGGTAACTTGTCTGCAAAGTCTTCATCACCAGACAGTGCAGGATTTGGAAGAACGCTCTCCAAGAAGTCCCTTGATATGGCAATAAGGCATATG GACATACGTAGAACTATTCCAGGGAATCTGAGACCACTAATGACGAACATTCCAGCATCATCAATGTACAGTGTGAGATCTGGACATACACGTGGTAGGCCGATGAATGTATCAGATTCTTCTCCACTAGCAACAAGCAGCAACGCTAGCTCGGAGATAAGTGTCTGCAACAACAATGGCATTTGCTTAGATGCAAGTGAAAAGGAAGACGACGCAGGCAGCGAGAGAGGTTGCAGGTCCCCTGCAAGCTTACAAGGGAgatga
- the LOC104785414 gene encoding uncharacterized serine-rich protein C215.13-like isoform X1 codes for MNRSFRAKESLLLDSAERQRQQLRASLMAEKDEELSMFLEMRRREKEQENLLLNNNPDEFDSPLGSKPGTSPVFNISGGAPPPRKTAAPDDFLNSEGDKNDYEWLLTPPGTPLFPSLEMESHRTIMSQTGDSKSRPAALTSRLANSSTEPAARNHLTSRQQTSSPGLSSSSGASRRPSSSGGPGSRPATPTGRSSTLTTNSKSSRPSTPTSRATVSSTTRPSLTSSRSTVSASSKPTPMSRSTSLSSRLTPTASKPTTSTTRSASSATRSTPSTTTKSAGPSRSTTPLSRSTARSSTPTSRPTLPPSKTISRSSTPTRRPIASTSAATATAKPTISQIKPSSPAPAKPMPTPSKNPALSRAASPTVRSRPWKPSDMPGFSLETPPNLRTTLPERPLSATRGRPGAPSPRSGSVEPGGPPGGRPRRQSCSPSRGRAPMYSSGSSVPAVNRGYSRASDNVSPVMMGTKMVERVINMRKLAPPRSDDKGSPHGNLSAKSSSPDSAGFGRTLSKKSLDMAIRHMDIRRTIPGNLRPLMTNIPASSMYSVRSGHTRGRPMNVSDSSPLATSSNASSEISVCNNNGICLDASEKEDDAGSERGCRSPASLQGR; via the exons ATGAATCGAAGTTTTAGGGCAAAAGAGTCTCTATTGCTTGATTCAGCCGAGAGGCAAAGGCAACAGCTTAGAGCTTCTTTGATGGCTGAGAAAGATGAAGAGCTTTCTATGTTTCTTGAGATGAGACGTCGTGAGAAAGAGCAGGAGAATCTTCTTCTTAACAACAACCCTGATGAGTTTGATTCTCCTTTAG GTTCAAAGCCTGGAACTTCACCGGTTTTTAACATCTCAGGTGGTGCTCCACCACCTCGGAAGACTGCTGCTCCTgatgattttcttaattctgAAGGCGATAAAAATGACTATGAATG gCTTCTGACCCCTCCAGGTACTCCTCTGTTTCCATCGCTGGAGATGGAATCACATAGGACTATAATGAGTCAGACTGGTGATTCAAAGAGTCGCCCGGCTGCATTGACTTCTCGG CTGGCGAATTCCTCAACAGAGCCTGCAGCAAGGAACCATTTAACATCTAGGCAACAAACTTCTTCTCCTGGATTGAGCTCTTCCAGTGGAGCAAGTCGTAGACCTTCATCATCTGGAGGACCTGGATCAAGACCTGCCACACCCACTGGAAGATCATCAACACTGACTACAAATTCAAAATCCTCAAGGCCTTCAACACCCACGTCGCGAGCCACCGTCTCCTCAACTACTCGACCTTCTTTGACTAGCTCTAGGTCCACAGTATCTGCATCGAGTAAGCCTACACCTATGAGTAGGTCAACAAGTCTATCATCTAGGCTCACACCTACTGCATCTAAGCCGACTACTTCAACTACTAGATCTGCTAGTTCAGCCACTAGATCTACCCCCAGCACCACCACAAAATCTGCAGGTCCTTCAAGGTCTACAACACCTCTGTCAAGATCAACTGCCAGATCTTCAACACCAACCTCAAGACCCACACTTCCTCCGTCTAAAACCATATCAAGGTCATCTACACCAACTCGTCGTCCAATTGCTTCTACAAGTGCTGCAACTGCTACAGCAAAGCCAACGATATCCCAAATCAAGCCTTCTTCTCCAGCGCCAGCAAAACCTATGCCAACACCATCCAAAAACCCTGCTTTATCTCGTGCAGCATCTCCTACAGTGAGGTCAAGACCATGGAAGCCATCAGACATGCCTGGTTTCTCATTAGAAACTCCTCCAAATCTAAGGACAACATTACCCGAAAGGCCACTTTCAGCAACAAGAGGCAGACCCGGAGCTCCAAGCCCTCGTTCTGGTTCTGTCGAGCCAGGGGGTCCTCCAGGAGGAAGACCAAGAAG GCAATCATGTTCACCATCAAGAGGAAGAGCACCAATGTACTCTAGTGGTAGCTCTGTTCCTGCGGTTAATCGTGGATATTCCAGAGCCAGTGACAATGTCAGTCCGGTGATGATGGGCACAAAAATGGTAGAGAGAGTAATAAACATGCGGAAACTTGCTCCTCCCAGATCAGATGACAAGGGTTCTCCTCATGGTAACTTGTCTGCAAAGTCTTCATCACCAGACAGTGCAGGATTTGGAAGAACGCTCTCCAAGAAGTCCCTTGATATGGCAATAAGGCATATG GACATACGTAGAACTATTCCAGGGAATCTGAGACCACTAATGACGAACATTCCAGCATCATCAATGTACAGTGTGAGATCTGGACATACACGTGGTAGGCCGATGAATGTATCAGATTCTTCTCCACTAGCAACAAGCAGCAACGCTAGCTCGGAGATAAGTGTCTGCAACAACAATGGCATTTGCTTAGATGCAAGTGAAAAGGAAGACGACGCAGGCAGCGAGAGAGGTTGCAGGTCCCCTGCAAGCTTACAAGGGAgatga
- the LOC104785414 gene encoding uncharacterized serine-rich protein C215.13-like isoform X3, producing the protein MNRSFRAKESLLLDSAERQRQQLRASLMAEKDEELSMFLEMRRREKEQENLLLNNNPDEFDSPLGSKPGTSPVFNISGGAPPPRKTAAPDDFLNSEGDKNDYEWLLTPPGTPLFPSLEMESHRTIMSQTGDSKSRPAALTSRLANSSTEPAARNHLTSRQQTSSPGLSSSSGASRRPSSSGGPGSRPATPTGRSSTLTTNSKSSRPSTPTSRATVSSTTRPSLTSSRSTVSASSKPTPMSRSTSLSSRLTPTASKPTTSTTRSASSATRSTPSTTTKSAGPSRSTTPLSRSTARSSTPTSRPTLPPSKTISRSSTPTRRPIASTSAATATAKPTISQIKPSSPAPAKPMPTPSKNPALSRAASPTVRSRPWKPSDMPGFSLETPPNLRTTLPERPLSATRGRPGAPSPRSGSVEPGGPPGGRPRRQSCSPSRGRAPMYSSGSSVPAVNRGYSRASDNVSPVMMGTKMVERVINMRKLAPPRSDDKGSPHGNLSAKSSSPDSAGFGRTLSKKSLDMAIRHMDIRRTIPGNLRPLMTNIPASSMYSVRSGHTRGRPMNVSDSSPLATSSNASSEISVCNNNGICLDASEKEDDAGSERGCRSPASLQGR; encoded by the exons ATGAATCGAAGTTTTAGGGCAAAAGAGTCTCTATTGCTTGATTCAGCCGAGAGGCAAAGGCAACAGCTTAGAGCTTCTTTGATGGCTGAGAAAGATGAAGAGCTTTCTATGTTTCTTGAGATGAGACGTCGTGAGAAAGAGCAGGAGAATCTTCTTCTTAACAACAACCCTGATGAGTTTGATTCTCCTTTAG GTTCAAAGCCTGGAACTTCACCGGTTTTTAACATCTCAGGTGGTGCTCCACCACCTCGGAAGACTGCTGCTCCTgatgattttcttaattctgAAGGCGATAAAAATGACTATGAATG gCTTCTGACCCCTCCAGGTACTCCTCTGTTTCCATCGCTGGAGATGGAATCACATAGGACTATAATGAGTCAGACTGGTGATTCAAAGAGTCGCCCGGCTGCATTGACTTCTCGG CTGGCGAATTCCTCAACAGAGCCTGCAGCAAGGAACCATTTAACATCTAGGCAACAAACTTCTTCTCCTGGATTGAGCTCTTCCAGTGGAGCAAGTCGTAGACCTTCATCATCTGGAGGACCTGGATCAAGACCTGCCACACCCACTGGAAGATCATCAACACTGACTACAAATTCAAAATCCTCAAGGCCTTCAACACCCACGTCGCGAGCCACCGTCTCCTCAACTACTCGACCTTCTTTGACTAGCTCTAGGTCCACAGTATCTGCATCGAGTAAGCCTACACCTATGAGTAGGTCAACAAGTCTATCATCTAGGCTCACACCTACTGCATCTAAGCCGACTACTTCAACTACTAGATCTGCTAGTTCAGCCACTAGATCTACCCCCAGCACCACCACAAAATCTGCAGGTCCTTCAAGGTCTACAACACCTCTGTCAAGATCAACTGCCAGATCTTCAACACCAACCTCAAGACCCACACTTCCTCCGTCTAAAACCATATCAAGGTCATCTACACCAACTCGTCGTCCAATTGCTTCTACAAGTGCTGCAACTGCTACAGCAAAGCCAACGATATCCCAAATCAAGCCTTCTTCTCCAGCGCCAGCAAAACCTATGCCAACACCATCCAAAAACCCTGCTTTATCTCGTGCAGCATCTCCTACAGTGAG GTCAAGACCATGGAAGCCATCAGACATGCCTGGTTTCTCATTAGAAACTCCTCCAAATCTAAGGACAACATTACCCGAAAGGCCACTTTCAGCAACAAGAGGCAGACCCGGAGCTCCAAGCCCTCGTTCTGGTTCTGTCGAGCCAGGGGGTCCTCCAGGAGGAAGACCAAGAAGGCAATCATGTTCACCATCAAGAGGAAGAGCACCAATGTACTCTAGTGGTAGCTCTGTTCCTGCGGTTAATCGTGGATATTCCAGAGCCAGTGACAATGTCAGTCCGGTGATGATGGGCACAAAAATGGTAGAGAGAGTAATAAACATGCGGAAACTTGCTCCTCCCAGATCAGATGACAAGGGTTCTCCTCATGGTAACTTGTCTGCAAAGTCTTCATCACCAGACAGTGCAGGATTTGGAAGAACGCTCTCCAAGAAGTCCCTTGATATGGCAATAAGGCATATG GACATACGTAGAACTATTCCAGGGAATCTGAGACCACTAATGACGAACATTCCAGCATCATCAATGTACAGTGTGAGATCTGGACATACACGTGGTAGGCCGATGAATGTATCAGATTCTTCTCCACTAGCAACAAGCAGCAACGCTAGCTCGGAGATAAGTGTCTGCAACAACAATGGCATTTGCTTAGATGCAAGTGAAAAGGAAGACGACGCAGGCAGCGAGAGAGGTTGCAGGTCCCCTGCAAGCTTACAAGGGAgatga
- the LOC104785415 gene encoding clathrin light chain 2-like — MSVFEEDSFVILNDDASESVPVSGSFDAATDSFSAFDGSVQVDDSVDDIFAAPSSDYGAAYSNGDDGLFGSNGEHDGPILPPPSEMESDEGFALREWRRQNAIQLEEKEKREKELLNQIIEEAHQYKEEFHKKIEVTCQNNKTANREKEKLYLENQEKFYGESSKNYWKAIAELVPKEVPTIEKRRGKKEQDPKKPTVSVIQGPKPGKPTDLTRMRQILVKLKHNPPSHLKLTSQPPSDAAAPPKNVPETKPAEAVAAA; from the exons ATGTCTGTCTTTGAAGAAGATTCCTTCGTTATACTCAACGATGATGCGTCTGAGTCCGTTCCAGTCTCAGGCTCTTTTGACGCTGCCACTGACTCTTTCTCAGCCTTCGACGGCTCAGTTCAAGTCGATGACTCCGTCGACGATATCTTTGCAGCTCCGTCTTCTGACTACGGTGCTGCTTACTCGAACGGTGACGATGGCCTCTTCGGATCTAACGGTGAACACGACGGTCCTATCTTGCCACCTCCGTCGGAGATGGAATCAGATGAGGGATTTGCTCTTAGAGAATGGCGAAG ACAAAATGCAATTCAActtgaagagaaggagaagagagaaaaggaattGTTGAATCAGATTATTGAGGAAGCTCATCAATACAAAGAAGAGTTCCATAAGAAGATTGAAGTAACTtgtcaaaacaacaaaacagctAACAGGGAGAAGGAAAAG CTGTATCTGGAGAACCAAGAGAAGTTCTACGGGGAATCCAGCAAGAATTACTGGAAGGCAATAGCGGAGCTAGTTCCTAAAGAGGTTCCTAcaatagagaaaagaagaggaaagaaagaGCAAGACCCTAAGAAGCCAACGGTCTCTGTCATTCAAGGTCCAAAGCCTGGTAAGCCAACTGATCTAACaagaatgagacaaatattggtGAAGCTCAAACACAACCCACCTTCTCACCTGAAGCTCACTTCTCAACCTCCTTCTGATGCGGCTGCTCCTCCAAAGAATGTTCCCGAAACCAAACCTGCCGAGGCGGTTGCTGCTGCTTAA